One stretch of Bombina bombina isolate aBomBom1 chromosome 7, aBomBom1.pri, whole genome shotgun sequence DNA includes these proteins:
- the LOC128636169 gene encoding CLOCK-interacting pacemaker isoform X1 produces MHVSPPAMAPSSTDKPPESEDNTQQPEEDKGSSPVSNEKDSGFSDSSSDSLSGEEQTTSTIIKLEEEQQPVPVTYTPVYILQNVVLKQPHLIVLQPTLRCHRKRSSSASYLPILRSYPRIAPRLAPKPTQPAYSSSSTDTSSPTVPIRPPPALIEASLRSIALMHRSRETQRSIRELREHTRLYNQALHGEEGGWERLRRAMDRSGVYRGFLATSNDKKTSAKVETSLSENLKTPAQEIKSLKEEAMTSSEEEDVASSENKQLTEETIPSENNEKPPP; encoded by the exons ATGCATGTCTCACCCCCAGCCATGGCCCCCTCCTCTACTGACAAACCCCCCGAAAGTGAGGACAACACACAGCAGCCTGAGGAGGACAAGGGATCGTCCCCAGTGAGCAATGAAAAGGATTCAGGGTTCTCAG ACAGCAGTTCAGACAGTTTAAGTGGTGAAGAGCAAACAACCTCCACAATAATAAAGTTGGAAGAAGAACAGCAGCCAGTGCCTGTTACCTACACTCCCGTCTATATTCTACAGAATGTTGTACTAAAACAG CCTCATCTCATTGTGCTACAACCTACCCTTCGGTGTCATCGCAAGCGCTCATCTTCTGCCTCTTACCTCCCCATCCTAAGGTCTTACCCTCGTATAGCCCCTCGTCTAGCCCCAAAACCCACCCAGCCTGCCTACTCTTCTTCCTCCACTGATACATCTTCTCCAACAGTGCCTATCCGCCCTCCACCTGCACTTATAGAAGCCTCCCTACGATCCATAGCCCTCATGCACAGGAGCCGAGAAACCCAACGATCCATTCGTGAGCTTCGTGAGCACACCAGACTGTACAACCAAGCCTTGCATGGGGAGGAAGGTGGCTGGGAGCGGCTTCGCCGAGCTATGGATCGGAGTGGTGTCTACCGAGGATTTCTGGCAACATCTAATGATAAAAAGACATCAGCAAAGGTGGAAACTTCTCTGTCTGAGAACCTAAAGACTCCAGCCCAAGAAATCAAATCCTTAAAAGAAGAAGCCATGACATCATCTGAAGAAGAAGATGTGGCCTCATCAGAAAATAAACAATTGACTGAAGAAACTATACCATCAGAAAATAACGAGAAGCCCCCTCCTTGA
- the LOC128636169 gene encoding uncharacterized protein LOC128636169 isoform X2, protein MAPSSTDKPPESEDNTQQPEEDKGSSPVSNEKDSGFSDSSSDSLSGEEQTTSTIIKLEEEQQPVPVTYTPVYILQNVVLKQPHLIVLQPTLRCHRKRSSSASYLPILRSYPRIAPRLAPKPTQPAYSSSSTDTSSPTVPIRPPPALIEASLRSIALMHRSRETQRSIRELREHTRLYNQALHGEEGGWERLRRAMDRSGVYRGFLATSNDKKTSAKVETSLSENLKTPAQEIKSLKEEAMTSSEEEDVASSENKQLTEETIPSENNEKPPP, encoded by the exons ATGGCCCCCTCCTCTACTGACAAACCCCCCGAAAGTGAGGACAACACACAGCAGCCTGAGGAGGACAAGGGATCGTCCCCAGTGAGCAATGAAAAGGATTCAGGGTTCTCAG ACAGCAGTTCAGACAGTTTAAGTGGTGAAGAGCAAACAACCTCCACAATAATAAAGTTGGAAGAAGAACAGCAGCCAGTGCCTGTTACCTACACTCCCGTCTATATTCTACAGAATGTTGTACTAAAACAG CCTCATCTCATTGTGCTACAACCTACCCTTCGGTGTCATCGCAAGCGCTCATCTTCTGCCTCTTACCTCCCCATCCTAAGGTCTTACCCTCGTATAGCCCCTCGTCTAGCCCCAAAACCCACCCAGCCTGCCTACTCTTCTTCCTCCACTGATACATCTTCTCCAACAGTGCCTATCCGCCCTCCACCTGCACTTATAGAAGCCTCCCTACGATCCATAGCCCTCATGCACAGGAGCCGAGAAACCCAACGATCCATTCGTGAGCTTCGTGAGCACACCAGACTGTACAACCAAGCCTTGCATGGGGAGGAAGGTGGCTGGGAGCGGCTTCGCCGAGCTATGGATCGGAGTGGTGTCTACCGAGGATTTCTGGCAACATCTAATGATAAAAAGACATCAGCAAAGGTGGAAACTTCTCTGTCTGAGAACCTAAAGACTCCAGCCCAAGAAATCAAATCCTTAAAAGAAGAAGCCATGACATCATCTGAAGAAGAAGATGTGGCCTCATCAGAAAATAAACAATTGACTGAAGAAACTATACCATCAGAAAATAACGAGAAGCCCCCTCCTTGA